From a single Eleginops maclovinus isolate JMC-PN-2008 ecotype Puerto Natales chromosome 2, JC_Emac_rtc_rv5, whole genome shotgun sequence genomic region:
- the tnnt2d gene encoding troponin T2d, cardiac isoform X1: MNPFLILFRQYFCREEEATDESKPKPKFMQNIAAPKIPDGDKVDFDDIHRKRQEKDLSELQSLIEAHFIQRKKEEEELIALVSRIDKRRAERAEQQRVRAEMEKERQARQAEEKERRELEEHRKKHDDDAKKKKALSNMTQQYSAGQKGETRRGGKKQTEREKKKKILADRKKALVVDHLNEDKLKEKANELWQWLMGLEAEKFDLSEKLKRQKYDINQLLGRVQAHQNAKGRGKGKLGGRLR; the protein is encoded by the exons ATGAATccttttcttattctttttcGTCAATACttctgcagggaggaagaggcaACAG ATGAGTCAAAGCCAAAGCCCAA GTTCATGCAAAACATTGCTGCCCCAAAGATCCCTGATGGTGACAAGGTGGATTTTGAT GACATCCACAGGAAGCGTCAGGAGAAGGACCTGTCTGAGCTACAGTCTCTGATCGAGGCTCACTTCAtccagaggaagaaagaggaggaggagctcatCGCCCTCGTTAGCAGAATC GATAAACGTCGTGCTgagagagcagagcagcagagagtcagagcagagatggagaaggagaggcaggCCAGGCAGGCG gaggaaaaggagaggagggagctggaggagcatcGCAAGAAGCACGATGATGACGCTAAGAAGAAGAAGGCCCTATCTAACATGACCCAGCAATACAGTGCTGGGCAGAAG GGTGAGACCAGAAGAGGAGGCAAGAAACaaactgagagagagaagaagaagaagatcctTGCTGACCGCAAGAAGGCTCTAGTTGTTGATCATCTGAATGAGGACAAACTCAA GGAGAAGGCCAACGAGCTGTGGCAGTGGCTGATGGGACTGGAGGCTGAGAAGTTTGATCTCAGTGAAAAACTCAAAAGACAGAAGTACGAT ATTAACCAGCTTCTCGGTCGCGTCCAGGCCCACCAGAA TGCCAAAGGTCGTGGAAAGGGCAAGTTGGGCGGCCGGCTGAGGTAA
- the LOC134882633 gene encoding caldesmon-like isoform X2: MDDDFDRRMELRRQRREQMRTETDNVTESSTAGEDGEAADDDQALLERLAKREERRQKRMKEAMERQKEFDPTVSTTNGTDSALEEQSSISSSRQQHTEDEEEKPAEKDVADTDMNSWRKEEEDNKEEKTESVEESRTTSTRNEEVIEEKVAAKEEEVEQPNLGKNDAEEEAVPDADKEEEEEIKLKEEKERKRKEEEERQQNERDEKLRIEEEERQKREMEEKLKSVDEERQLKEEEENKKREEERQQQKEMEERLRKDQEEKQKKEKEEKMKKEEEEKQKKEMEQKKRDEEKEKRRRELEEENKKDEEEKQKKKEMEEKKKKEEEEKRKKEAEEKKKKKKEEEDKLKKKEAEEKKKKEEEEKPKKFGFKEKNEPAKLNTGLFENKLKKTEKTSNVPSTKADDLERQEAERKLQELKRRRNDAESEDLEKMKQKQQDAEAELEELKRKREDRRKIIEEEEKQKKQELEDKKAKEQEERKRMKEEIEKRRAEAAEKKKQKDEESPKPVFAISPKGSSKIGAKAEFLSKSAQKSTTARVSHSPIVSKIGNRMEQYNSAIQGNKDVKSPKSPVADIPTGGARSIKSMWEKGNVGGSSESPAPANKDVIGIKGGVTGRVNSWMAKPPEAEKTAAPAPTAASPAAAAAAKPAEVKPGDIGNKRGMWETKKSSTPAKPAVGVKNKFVTNAGVRP; the protein is encoded by the exons ATGGACGATGACTTTGACCGCCGCATGGAGCTGAGGAGGCAAAGGAGGGAGCAGATGCGCACTGAAACCGACAA TGTGACGGAGTCCTCCACCGCAGGCGAGGATGGTGAGGCTGCAGATGACGACCAAGCTCTGCTGGAGCGCCTGGCCAAGAGGGAGGAGCGCCGGCAGAAGAGGATGAAGGAGGCTatggagagacagaaggagTTTGACCCCACAGTCAGCACCACCAACGGCACTGACAGCGCACTGGAGGAGCAGtcctccatcagcagcagcagacagcaacatacagaggatgaggaggagaaaccAGCTGAAAAGGACGTGGCAGACACTGACATGAACTCctggagaaaagaggaagaggacaatAAGGAAGAGAAGACG GAATCTGTTGAGGAATCAAGAACAACGAGCACAAGAAATGAG GAGGTGATTGAGGAGAAGGTAGcagcaaaagaagaagaagtagagcAACCCAATTTAGGGAAGAACGATGCTGAAGAGGAAGCTGTTCCTGATGCcgacaaagaagaagaagaagaaataaaactgaaagaagagaaggaaagaaaaaggaaagaagaagaggaaaggcaGCAAAATGAAAGGGATGAAAAGCTGAGGatagaagaggaggaaagacaaaaaagggaaatggaGGAAAAGCTGAAGAGTGTGGATGAAGAAAGACAGcttaaggaggaggaggaaaataagaagagggaagaggaacgacaacaacaaaaagaaatggaagagagactgagaaaggatcaagaagaaaaacagaaaaaggagaaagaggagaagatgaaaaaagaagaggaggaaaaacagaaaaaggagatggagcaaaagaaaagagatgaagagaaagaaaaacgcCGGAGAGAGCTGGAAGAGGAGAATAAAAAGGATGAGGaggaaaagcagaagaagaaagaaatggaggagaagaagaagaaagaagaggaggaaaagaggaaaaaagaggctgaagagaagaagaagaagaagaaggaagaagaggacaagCTCAAAAAGAAAGAGgcggaagagaagaagaagaaagaggag GAGGAGAAGCCGAAGAAATTTGGATTCAAGGAAAAG AATGAACCAGCCAAACTGAACACAGGACTCTTCGAGAATAAACTTAAGAAAACAGAGAAGACATCAAA TGTTCCCTCCACCAAGGCAGACGACCTGGAGCGTCAGGAGGCCGAGCGTaagctgcaggagctgaagCGCCGGCGAAACGATGCAGAGAGCGAGGATTTGGAGAAGatgaagcagaagcagcaggaCGCAGAGGCCGAGCTCGAGGAGCTgaaaaggaagagggaggacaggaggaagatcatagaggaggaggagaagcagaagaaacAGGAGCTGGAGGACAAGAAAGCCAAAGAACAG gaggagaggaagaggatgaaggaggagaTAGAGAAGAGGAGGGCAGAGgctgcagagaagaagaaacagaaagacgAAGAGTCTCCAAAACCTGTCTTTGCTATCAGTCCCAAAGGCTCCTCAAAG aTTGGTGCGAAGGCAGAATTCTTGAGCAAATCAGCCCAAAAAag CACCACAGCCAGAGTGTCTCACTCTCCAATTGTGTCCAAGATCGGCAACAGAATGGAGCAGTACAACTCTGCCATACAG GGAAACAAAGACGTCAAATCTCCTAAGTCTCCGGTGGCTGATATTCCTACAGGAGGAGCTCGCAGCATAAAGAGCATGTGGGAGAAAGGAAACGTCGGCGGCTCCTCTGAAAGTCCAGCCCCAGCCAACAAA GATGTGATTGGTATAAAAGGAGGCGTGACCGGACGTGTCAACAGTTGGATGGCAAAGCCTCCAGAGGCGGAGAAGACAGCAGCACCTGCACCAACAGCAGcatcaccagcagcagcagcagcagcaaagccAGCA gaagtgaaaccagGTGACATCGGTAACAAGCGTGGCATGTGGGAAACCAAGAAGAGCTCCACACCTGcaaag CCGGCAGTTGGAGTCAAGAATAAGTTTGTCACCAATG cGGGCGTAAGACCTTAA
- the tnnt2d gene encoding troponin T2d, cardiac isoform X2 — MSDTEEVMDEEVLEEEATDESKPKPKFMQNIAAPKIPDGDKVDFDDIHRKRQEKDLSELQSLIEAHFIQRKKEEEELIALVSRIDKRRAERAEQQRVRAEMEKERQARQAEEKERRELEEHRKKHDDDAKKKKALSNMTQQYSAGQKGETRRGGKKQTEREKKKKILADRKKALVVDHLNEDKLKEKANELWQWLMGLEAEKFDLSEKLKRQKYDINQLLGRVQAHQNAKGRGKGKLGGRLR, encoded by the exons ATGTCTGACACGGAAGAAGTCATGGATGAAGAGGTTCT ggaggaagaggcaACAG ATGAGTCAAAGCCAAAGCCCAA GTTCATGCAAAACATTGCTGCCCCAAAGATCCCTGATGGTGACAAGGTGGATTTTGAT GACATCCACAGGAAGCGTCAGGAGAAGGACCTGTCTGAGCTACAGTCTCTGATCGAGGCTCACTTCAtccagaggaagaaagaggaggaggagctcatCGCCCTCGTTAGCAGAATC GATAAACGTCGTGCTgagagagcagagcagcagagagtcagagcagagatggagaaggagaggcaggCCAGGCAGGCG gaggaaaaggagaggagggagctggaggagcatcGCAAGAAGCACGATGATGACGCTAAGAAGAAGAAGGCCCTATCTAACATGACCCAGCAATACAGTGCTGGGCAGAAG GGTGAGACCAGAAGAGGAGGCAAGAAACaaactgagagagagaagaagaagaagatcctTGCTGACCGCAAGAAGGCTCTAGTTGTTGATCATCTGAATGAGGACAAACTCAA GGAGAAGGCCAACGAGCTGTGGCAGTGGCTGATGGGACTGGAGGCTGAGAAGTTTGATCTCAGTGAAAAACTCAAAAGACAGAAGTACGAT ATTAACCAGCTTCTCGGTCGCGTCCAGGCCCACCAGAA TGCCAAAGGTCGTGGAAAGGGCAAGTTGGGCGGCCGGCTGAGGTAA
- the LOC134882633 gene encoding caldesmon-like isoform X1, whose amino-acid sequence MDDDFDRRMELRRQRREQMRTETDKPDCTNDDEEEEAREQRRRAREERKKVMRESEESGEPEVIDTNSVTESSTAGEDGEAADDDQALLERLAKREERRQKRMKEAMERQKEFDPTVSTTNGTDSALEEQSSISSSRQQHTEDEEEKPAEKDVADTDMNSWRKEEEDNKEEKTESVEESRTTSTRNEEVIEEKVAAKEEEVEQPNLGKNDAEEEAVPDADKEEEEEIKLKEEKERKRKEEEERQQNERDEKLRIEEEERQKREMEEKLKSVDEERQLKEEEENKKREEERQQQKEMEERLRKDQEEKQKKEKEEKMKKEEEEKQKKEMEQKKRDEEKEKRRRELEEENKKDEEEKQKKKEMEEKKKKEEEEKRKKEAEEKKKKKKEEEDKLKKKEAEEKKKKEEEEKPKKFGFKEKNEPAKLNTGLFENKLKKTEKTSNVPSTKADDLERQEAERKLQELKRRRNDAESEDLEKMKQKQQDAEAELEELKRKREDRRKIIEEEEKQKKQELEDKKAKEQEERKRMKEEIEKRRAEAAEKKKQKDEESPKPVFAISPKGSSKIGAKAEFLSKSAQKSTTARVSHSPIVSKIGNRMEQYNSAIQGNKDVKSPKSPVADIPTGGARSIKSMWEKGNVGGSSESPAPANKDVIGIKGGVTGRVNSWMAKPPEAEKTAAPAPTAASPAAAAAAKPAEVKPGDIGNKRGMWETKKSSTPAKPAVGVKNKFVTNAGVRP is encoded by the exons ATGGACGATGACTTTGACCGCCGCATGGAGCTGAGGAGGCAAAGGAGGGAGCAGATGCGCACTGAAACCGACAA GCCGGATTGCACtaatgatgatgaggaagaggaagctcGGGAGCAAAGAAGACGagcgagagaggagaggaagaaggtgaTGAGGGAGTCAGAGGAGTCCGGAGAACCTGAAGTGATCGACACCAACAG TGTGACGGAGTCCTCCACCGCAGGCGAGGATGGTGAGGCTGCAGATGACGACCAAGCTCTGCTGGAGCGCCTGGCCAAGAGGGAGGAGCGCCGGCAGAAGAGGATGAAGGAGGCTatggagagacagaaggagTTTGACCCCACAGTCAGCACCACCAACGGCACTGACAGCGCACTGGAGGAGCAGtcctccatcagcagcagcagacagcaacatacagaggatgaggaggagaaaccAGCTGAAAAGGACGTGGCAGACACTGACATGAACTCctggagaaaagaggaagaggacaatAAGGAAGAGAAGACG GAATCTGTTGAGGAATCAAGAACAACGAGCACAAGAAATGAG GAGGTGATTGAGGAGAAGGTAGcagcaaaagaagaagaagtagagcAACCCAATTTAGGGAAGAACGATGCTGAAGAGGAAGCTGTTCCTGATGCcgacaaagaagaagaagaagaaataaaactgaaagaagagaaggaaagaaaaaggaaagaagaagaggaaaggcaGCAAAATGAAAGGGATGAAAAGCTGAGGatagaagaggaggaaagacaaaaaagggaaatggaGGAAAAGCTGAAGAGTGTGGATGAAGAAAGACAGcttaaggaggaggaggaaaataagaagagggaagaggaacgacaacaacaaaaagaaatggaagagagactgagaaaggatcaagaagaaaaacagaaaaaggagaaagaggagaagatgaaaaaagaagaggaggaaaaacagaaaaaggagatggagcaaaagaaaagagatgaagagaaagaaaaacgcCGGAGAGAGCTGGAAGAGGAGAATAAAAAGGATGAGGaggaaaagcagaagaagaaagaaatggaggagaagaagaagaaagaagaggaggaaaagaggaaaaaagaggctgaagagaagaagaagaagaagaaggaagaagaggacaagCTCAAAAAGAAAGAGgcggaagagaagaagaagaaagaggag GAGGAGAAGCCGAAGAAATTTGGATTCAAGGAAAAG AATGAACCAGCCAAACTGAACACAGGACTCTTCGAGAATAAACTTAAGAAAACAGAGAAGACATCAAA TGTTCCCTCCACCAAGGCAGACGACCTGGAGCGTCAGGAGGCCGAGCGTaagctgcaggagctgaagCGCCGGCGAAACGATGCAGAGAGCGAGGATTTGGAGAAGatgaagcagaagcagcaggaCGCAGAGGCCGAGCTCGAGGAGCTgaaaaggaagagggaggacaggaggaagatcatagaggaggaggagaagcagaagaaacAGGAGCTGGAGGACAAGAAAGCCAAAGAACAG gaggagaggaagaggatgaaggaggagaTAGAGAAGAGGAGGGCAGAGgctgcagagaagaagaaacagaaagacgAAGAGTCTCCAAAACCTGTCTTTGCTATCAGTCCCAAAGGCTCCTCAAAG aTTGGTGCGAAGGCAGAATTCTTGAGCAAATCAGCCCAAAAAag CACCACAGCCAGAGTGTCTCACTCTCCAATTGTGTCCAAGATCGGCAACAGAATGGAGCAGTACAACTCTGCCATACAG GGAAACAAAGACGTCAAATCTCCTAAGTCTCCGGTGGCTGATATTCCTACAGGAGGAGCTCGCAGCATAAAGAGCATGTGGGAGAAAGGAAACGTCGGCGGCTCCTCTGAAAGTCCAGCCCCAGCCAACAAA GATGTGATTGGTATAAAAGGAGGCGTGACCGGACGTGTCAACAGTTGGATGGCAAAGCCTCCAGAGGCGGAGAAGACAGCAGCACCTGCACCAACAGCAGcatcaccagcagcagcagcagcagcaaagccAGCA gaagtgaaaccagGTGACATCGGTAACAAGCGTGGCATGTGGGAAACCAAGAAGAGCTCCACACCTGcaaag CCGGCAGTTGGAGTCAAGAATAAGTTTGTCACCAATG cGGGCGTAAGACCTTAA